AGCACTGTCTGTAAGGTCAAAAGCTCTTAAAGAGCAGTGCACTGCTGCCTTATTCCATGTTTATGTCCATTTTTTTCACCTTGTACACAACTCACAGATAGAACCAGAATTGCAATCTCAGCTACTAGATGCTACAATGAATATGGAGGGAGTCTTGTTGGCTGGCATTCCTGGTGCTGGTGGATTTGATGCAGTTTTTGCAGTTTCCCTGGGGACTTCAAGCAAAAATGTGACTCAAGCTTGGAGTTCACTTAATGTTCTTGCAATGCTAGTAAGAGAAGATCCTCATGGTGTGTCCTTGGAAAACAACGATCCTCGAGCAAAGGAAATTACTACAGCtgtttcttcaattcaacttgAATAATGATCTAGAAGTTGGAGATCACTTGCAGTAGTTTACTTTACTATTGCCATATGACTATAACATAAGATCTTAAAATATTAGTATGTATAGATTACCTTTCTAGGTCAGGTAGGATTTATCAGGTAGGTTGAAGTTTCAAAACTGTTAAGGTCATAGTGACCTCCTATTGTTTGAAGAGGGCAAATATTTGCCACAAAAAAATAAGCCAAATGAGAGTCTGCTCTAGTTCTATCTATCAttgaatcaaaaaataaatcttGCAGGAATTGAATTTCTCTTTTACTTCATTGCTCAAATTGATTGTTGTCAAGTTTTGTGGATCAAATATTTAGCTCCAGCAGTGAGAGCGCATCTATGCAGGATTATAAGATTTCTTGTCAATTTCTTATGGATCTCCAGTATTGGCATGATTCTGAAGTTAGGTGCTAATATTGTTTACATCTTTGAACTGCAGGAAGCATGACTATAATTATGAAAGGGAAGTTCAAAGGGAAAACAAATATGTATTCACCAGTAGTCTTTACAAGAACAAGTTCCATCTTTGAAATGGTGGAACTGATTTCTGTCTCTGACAACGATCTCTCTTTCGTAAATCATGGAAATTAGTTGAGTGTATGTGTGACAATCACTACACATTCTGACATTTCTCACTATCCTTATAGGAGAACCTTGAGATGTTTTTATAAGTGCAAATGCAATTGCCAGCTTTTGACAATGAGTTCTCAATCTTTGcctcttctcttcttcatctACATCAAACAATACCACTGATGTATCTGGTGAATACCCTTCAAACTTCAGCTGCCATTCCATTTGGTGAATCATCTCATAGACCTCATCACTGCAGGTATCTGACCTATCTTGTGACACAAACTTGTAGAGCTTTCTGTTTGCTTCAACCAAGCAAGAACCAGGTACTTGACTTATCCCTTCATTAACCATTTTTGTTCGAATTGCAGCCATCTTTTCCCACATTTTAGCTTGTGCATACATATTGCAGAGCATCACATAGTCACTAGCATTTCTTGATTTCAACTTGAAAAGATTCTTGGCTGCTACTTCTCCCAACTCAACATTCTGATGAACTCTGCAAGCACTTAGCAGGCTTCTCCATAAGACGTTGTTTGGCTCCATTGGCATGCCTTTGATGAGCTCCAAAGCTTCCTCGAGCCTCCCAGCTCGTCCCAAAAGATCCACCATACACCCATAATGCTGAATTGTTGGCTCTATCCGATGCTCCAGTCTCATCCTGTTAAAACATTTTAGCCCTTCTTCAACCAATCCAGCATGACTACAAGCACTCAAAACCCCAACATAAATAACATCATCTGGTTCCATTCTTTCTTTGAGAATTTCATGGTAGATCCTTAGAGCCTCCCCCCCACGACCGTGCAAAGCCAGCCCAGAGATTATGGCACTATAGGACATCTGATTCTTGTTTGCCATTCTTTGAAAGAGAAACAACCCTTTCTCTAGACGTCCACATTTAGCATACATGTCTATTAAGGATGTCTCTACTACAACATTGAGACCAGACATGTTCCTTAAAAGATATGCATGTATGGCTTTCCCAAAATCAAGGGCATCCAAATGAGTACAAGCAGAAATCACACTCACCAATGTACTTTCCTCTGCCCTCCAACATCCCTCAGAGTTCATTTCACCAAAAACTTTAAGGCACTCAGACCATAGTCCCAAATTAGCATTAGCTGCAATAAGTGCACTCCAAGAAGCTATAGTTCTTTGATCCATTTGCTCAAAGACAATGCAAGATTCCTTAATTTCTCCACATTTCCCATACATATTGATCAGACTGTTCTGCACAAACACATCATCCTCATGTCCAAACTTAAAAATCTGCCCATGAATCTGCTTTCCTTCTTTGAGTGCCCGAATTCGAGCACATACCTTAAGAAGTGTAGGATATGAGAAATTATCTGGTTCAACCTCATCTTCAATCATATGAATATACCAAAGTAGAGCTTCTTCCAAGTTCATATCTTTAACATATCCTCTTATTACAGTATTGTATTCAAATGAACCTGGATCATCGATTTCCTCGAAAATCAAACAAGCATAGTCCATGCTGCCCCATTCTGAAAGTGCACAAGTGGATAAAAGATTGCCTGCACAGAAAGAGCTACATATGAATCCAAGTTTCAAGATTTGGCCATGGACTTGCTTCAATTCCCTCATATtgttgcttttcttgatcataGAAATCCATTCTTTTTCCTTCAAGCTGAAGTTGAATTCTTGGGCTTTTGCATGATATTCTTGGGGTATCAGGAATGGAGTCTGATAAAGGACTGAAGTCCTCACCATCCTGCTTTACACCatcatttattttcaagaatttctGAGCTTGACGAACTGATAAACTCACTAGTATAGTAGTATCAAGATTAGAACTTTGTgctatgaaaatattaaaattttggaAATGGAAATGAATTGAAAGTAGCTTGGAATCTTGAACATTTTCTTGATTGGGACATCTAGAAAGTGTGCTCTCATCCATGAGATTTGGAAAGTGAATTTGAACCAGAAAAAATCTGCCAAGTCATGAGACATGGTGGAAGTTGATAGGATAATGTTTTTGAGTAGATGGGGTCCACAAAGTATGGAATTAAAATATATGTAGCCACTCCTATTGCACTTATGGTAAATGTTATACCATTTTGATTGGTTAGCCCAAAATAGGATCAATTGATACAATATCTAAACTTGTGTccataaaaaaaacatttattaATGAGTTTAGGGGTCATTTGGACATgcgatatgaaatcatgatataaaaatcaaatttatatgaagttgaaattttatttggatgTGTAATTTGAATTTCGTAGGGTATAATTTTTTCTCATAAACATGAAAAGCACACAAGTtgtgaaaaatatcaaaaaaaaattagttctgATACAATTTTACTAAATGAGCAAATCATGgttcataaataagatatcgGAATATTTGAAGGCATCGCATTGATAAATTGCATACCTCCATGTTCCTTTTACAAATAAATACTTGTGATTACAAACtttcatatatacataattttataatgATTCGTTGGTCAGCAATAGTAGTAACTAGTTATTAATGTAATCCGTTCACATGGTATGTAGAATCTCCCCACGCCAAGTAGGAGTCTCtttttgcaaaatttaaaatgatggtTGTTcccttttttttacaaaatataaatttatggagTGAAGTTctacattttaaaaaatcaaaatcgtGATTTTGGAATGACAAATTCATCATTTTTGGCGAATTTGAgatataaaatcatgattttaaattgtaaGTTCAAAATCACAGATTTAGAAGCATGACTTCATATTGCATATCCAAACGCAAGCTTATAGTAGATATTGAGTTttatcttcttcaacatttaGTTTTCTCTCGGTATTCCAGCCTTCATAGAGAttcttcttattttctctttatttttcaattttaaatgtaGAATAATATTGAAACCCCaagtctttttaaaattttttttttacctaaaTCTCATAGTGATTCTTCCCAATTACATTATATCCctactcttttaaaaattacccgAAATCTCTTCTTTTTGGTCACTTTCGAATACATCATGTAtgtcctgatacatcacgtaaagtgatttATCTGACCGATACATCACCTACAATGATGTATCAGAGAATAGGAGAGAGTAGagattttgtaattttttcaaatagtagaaaattttaaagaatatgataaaataagttgtgtatttatataattttttcttttttatatacaGGCCTGAGGCCCCATTTTCATTTTGGAGCCCTAGTTAGCCTCCCTAAGCCTAATACATTTTGGGCCTTCCAAATTCCTGTACTTCATAATAAACTTTGGGAAATTTTCGTATATAGTCattcaaaaatatcttaattttgCTATATAACTATAatttgctaattacaattcatagctatagttatagagcatttgtataattcgcgcaatATTTGTAtacttttgtataattcgctatacaattctcagtttttgtataacgtttgtatatttcaccaaacaattcatgcacaacgtttgtataattcgctatacaatttgtagtgtttgtataaatcgctatacaattcgattcgcgcacaacatttgtataaatcgcgcgaattatacaaaattcacTGTATAATTGcacaaattatacaaaactcaaactgtaattacagttAATTGTTTGCTGCGAGCCATAATTTATTCAAACTATAACTatattagctaattaactagtatatatttgcttCTCCGTATAATTTTACCATAAATTTTAGATATATGGGTCTGAAGTTAAAACCACTTTGAAATACAATTTAAATCTAGTTGAATTTAGGCTACTTCAAATGTTTTCGGGTATGAATTTAAGTTTTGACAGAATCATTTTACTTCGAAGACATGATTTTTACtatggaaaaataaaatataaaaaattaaacataCAAAGAAACTAAgagaaatttaatatttattatacatatataaaaaataattttaatcttaaagaagaagagaggaattttcaactaaatatttctttctttagataacACTGCTTCTGTATAATTCTCAAATTTCTAGTCGTACAATTTGAATGGTGACTGTTTGGTCACTGGAATGCTGAAACTAAAGGTGTCAAATAAATGAACGGAGTTAGTAAATAGACGGGTCATTGACTCACTTAAATATTACTTAGGAAGTGGATTGGACTAAGATAAGCTAAAACTATAAAATCGAATCATAATTCAATCCGTCCAATTCTTAGTAAGTTTGTTTTCTTGCAATTTGTTAGTatctaatatatatttttccttatatCATGaccatataaaatattttaaaaaatatatcttcataaaaaaatttagaCAAAGTTTCTTATGAATAAATTTGGACTGTATATTAGTATAGTTTTTAAATGGAATAAACTAAATAGGTCAAAATGAGctgaattaataaaataagtgaGTTATTAATTCGATCAAATCTAGAAGAATTACACGaatcatgattttatgagttgattttTTCACCCTTGACTGAAATAGTTAAaatctttttatatttaatcaattttggttttaacatttttattttttattttttttagaaactcCAGAATAATCCGCAGTCATTATAATATTTGCCACAATCTCTATTCTTAAGATAAGCATATTTTGTGGTGAACACTTTGTGCGctcaaaataaatatcttaCTGTGTAATAGCACGCAGAAACattataaaattttgatgtACTAAAAAACACGCTGTAGATATATCAGtacaaagaaattatttttttatcaagtaCTCTTTGACAATAATTCAACTGCACAAAATCACCAACTCCCAAAAGTTCAATTGATTATCTTTGTTCCATTCTGACCAGTCCACAATATGGCTAAGGTCCCCACCTTAGACTTGACATTAATTATATGGTCCTCCACttgtttttatgttttaatattACTATTTTAGTACTTGGAATATTTATGTGCAGTTGAAAAAGAACAGTGTAAAATTGAGTAATTCAATTAGGttgaatttggaggaattaTAATTTGACTAAATGAATAAAATAGATGGTTCATCAACTCACCCAAAATTATTTGGATTGAAATGAACTGAATCAAGATAGCTAAATAATAACGTGtcacaatttcaaaaaaaataatttttatcaagttttactttatatttttattttatatataatttgtttAACTCTAAACAAAACTGAGAaaacttttttatttctttttatgttgGCTATATATAGTATATCAAAGACATGTTTTTAAGAGAGTTAATTTGGGCAGATTGGTAATGAGGAGAGCTcaacaaaatattaataaaaaaagtaatttgactaaattatttttatttattctttttttcccaATTTGATACTGCTCTATCTTTTAtcacaatattaataaattgaagatataatagaaaaaaatttattctttcttgatttgtcaaaaatgatagtaaaagtagaaatcaaattaagaaatatttgataagtAAATCTGAACAAAGGAAGTATTTCTTAAGAGGTCCGCCAAACAAACATAGATGTACCGTGCACGTACAAATAAAAACATTAGCGTTTTTTGTTACAGAATAATATGTCCATGTTATTCTCCACCACAATTTGTTTTCACTATATCTTATCCATTATCATAATTTATTTCCACTATATCTTATTCTCCACCATAATTTATTTTCACTATTATGTGTTTTCACTacattttgtttcttcttttaggCCTATAAATAGGCATTCTTGTAAGCATGGATGAATATAcagaagagaagaaaataataagattactcatttgttctctcctcctcttcttaagttgatttatcattttatttataacacgttatcagcacgaaatCTCTTAtaaggtatgtgaagttatcttcATCTTAATATTTTTGAATGGATGATTCATTGTATACTGCATGAAGTGCAAAATAAGAGAAGCACGAGATTTAGTGTAATCTAAGAATGATAAAAAAGGATATCCAATTATGCATAGCAATAAACTGTTATGACAAgtataaaagataaataaaacgAAAGGTCGATTATTAATACTGGAGACATATTTATTAAGTGACATGGAGTTTGagatatattttcttgaaatttaattcacttattcatataatataaggtGGTAGTAGactttattaattaatgaagATAAATTTTCTTATTAAAGTACCATATAAGTTGTTCTTAATTTTCAatagttaaaattttattagtttaatctaatttaaatatttttataatagttttcatcatgtcaaaattGGAGTTCGTGgtacttgatatttctggcaaaaattatttgtcatgggtacttgatgctgaaatccacTTTACCGCTAAgagtcttggtgatgctataatcgaAGGAAATGAAGTATCAAGTCAGTATAAAAcgaaggctatgattttccttcgtcatcatctggATGAAAGCTTGAAGGTTGAATATTTGACAGTGAAAGAatcacttgaattgtggaaaagTTTAAATGGAAGGTATGACCACCTTACGACAACGGTATTGctaagggctcgttatgaggggatacacttacggtttcaagattttaaaattgtaattgagtataattctgttgtatttagaataacttctcaattaaaattatgtgggaaaactataaatgatgaggacatatTGAAAAAAACACTAACTACTTTCTATGCCTCTAATgtgatattacagcagcaatgcCGTGAAAAAggttttcaaaaatactctgaattgatctcatgccttctgATGGCTGAGTAACGTAATgctcttttaataaaaaatcatgaagtcCATCCCATTTAAACTGCTTCATTACCGAAAGCAAATGTGGTAGAAGCACATGGCTAGTCTGAAAGaggacaaaataaaaattgaggccacaataatgtgcgtgacGTGGCAATAGTATAAGACGATATAACAATATGAGTTCTCAAAATGATCTTTCAAGAAGTAATTATCATCGTtatggcatgaaaggccactagAAAAATAAATGTCGAACGCgtgagcattttgtaaggctttatcaaaattccttcaaaagaaaggtaaatagaggtggtgcatcttcttctaatgctcggatagagtcacacttgacaTTTGAAAATAACGTTGAGGCAAGACCGTCgtataatgataatattgaagcaaatttgGCTTTGAATGATGccgattttaatgacctcaatgatattagtcatttggaggttgaagacttcttagcgattataattgatgtttaattttattgtatgatttacaatatgttgtcgtttttatgtacttttgattatcatgtttttacttttatctacttaaaaagaattttttttttaaagaaggaCTTATGTTTTCTAGcaatattgttatttattttatctcttataatatatttttattttataaagataaataaatttctcagtcttcaattggatccaagatgagtaatggagatatgtgcattttgaaTAATGCTACAACGCACATTATATTAAGAGACaagaaatatttctctcatttgattatgaaaggggccaatattaatacaatatctggtagtacaaaaatAATTGAGGGATGTGGAAGAGAAGCCTTATCACTACCCGGGGGAACAATATTGGGTATTAATAATGctttgtattgtagtaagtctcaaagaaacttattaagtttcaaggttattcgccaaaatgactatcatattgagactgctaATAAAGAAAAGGTTGAGTAcatttatattactacaataaaagaagaaaaaagatttatgcatgaaaaattatctgcactttcttctgggttatACCACACAAGCATTGATGtggttgaatcacatgccatagtaaataaaatatttattgatgataatGAATTTATCATTTGTCATGATCGGTTGGGCtatcccggttataatatgatgcgcaaaattattgagaattcacatgggcacactttgaagaatcagaaaattcttcaatctaaggaattctcttatGCTGCTTGTTCCCAAGATTAATTGAATATTAaatcatcagcaactaaggtttaGATTGAATTCTCTGCATTTCTAAAACATaaacagggtgatatatgtgggtcaATTCACTTTCATGTggatcatttaaatattatatggtcttgataaaTGCATCTACAAAATGGTGATATGTGtgtttattatcaactcgcaacatggatTTTAcaagattgttagctcaaattataaggctaagagcacaattttcagattatgcaataaagacaattcgtttTGATAACACTGGTGAATTTatatctcaatcatttaatgattattgtgaCTCAATAGAATTTGATCAATCCTATTTTCTATCGTTAAGGTGGAGAACTAAACCAAGAATTCTCTTTCTTCATCCTCAATCGAATCACTGTTCACGATCCAGGATTCTATTTTATCATCAATCCAATCCCCTGAATCCCCTCTTTCTGCCCTACTTCATTCCAATCACTCTCCTTCCTCCCCCAGAGATTCAACAATCGGCTGGGGAACCGGAATCTAAGCATATCAAGACTCAGTcagttggaataaaagttgagcatgcggtcgctcatgttcatactcaaaatagttTAGCAGAGTCATTGATTAAATGCCTCCAATTGATAGTTAGACCATTACTAATGAGGATAAAACTTCTTCTTTCgatatgggggcatgctattttgcatgcagcagtaCTTGTACATATAGGACAaataaattttcatgaattttctccATTACAATTGACTTTTGGAatggagccaaatatatcccatcttaaaATTTTTGGATGTGCAGTATATGTCACAATTTCTCTaccgcaccgcacaaagatgggtcccaaaagaaggttggaaatatatgttgggtatgaagctccttctattataaaatatttagaacctatgactaaagatttatttacggcaagattcattgattgtcattttgatgaatcagtatacctaatattagggggagaacataagcaattggaaaatgagataaattgaaattcattgtcactatctcatttaaaTCTttgaacaaatcaatgtgagcaagaagttcaaaagttgatttatttgcagaatattgcaaatcaactgccggatgcatttactaaccttctacGGGTTACTAAATTGCATATCCCAGCTgttaatgctcaagttcgagttgatgttcTGGTAGAAtaacttgttcaggcaaatgagtctaggcgGCGCTTAAAACGTGTAAGACCAATtagttccaaagataaaaatcctcaaaaaaagaaagaaataaatgatcataatttggaggcaatTGCTTAAGAAGAGCTCAAAGACataacaaatggtgataccaccgaagagatccaagtacctgaaaataatgagaatgaaaaaatctcaataagttatatCTCGACAGAAAAAAAGTGAAACTAAAATGATATtatggtcgataatattttttcttataatgtttccattgaaataatgcaatagGATGAAGATCTTGAACAAAAATTTATCGATGAATATAgatagagaaatgattggccaaaatggaaggatgcaattaaagtagagttaacttcacttgaagaACGTAAAGTTTCCGGATCAATAattcgaacacctgaaggtgtcaagccagtagcgtacaaatgggtttttgtgcgtaaacaaaataaaaaaggtgAAGTCGAAAGATagaaagcacgacttgtagcccaagttTTTTCGCAAAGgtctggcattgactatatggaaacatatttctctgtggtggatgcaattaccttcaAGTATCTAATGAATTTAGCAGttaatgaaaagcttgaaatgcacctaATGAACGTGGTCATTGTCTGTTTATATGTCTTATTGGACCACAATATTTTTATGTCTTATTGGaccacgatatttttatgataatttctGAAGTATTCAAAGTGtttgaagcatacaaggattctcaaGAAACGTATTTAATATAGCTTCAAAAATCCTTATACAATTTGCAACAATCAGGGtcatgtggtacaatcgtcttagcgaatatttgtaATAAGAAGGGTTTAAAAATGATTCAATCTGCCTTTGTAATAATAGCAGtatatattgatgatttgaatattattgaaacTGTGAAAGAACTTTCAAATGtagtaaaatgtctgaaaaaagagtttgaaatgaaagacctcggaaagacaaaattttatcttggtctacaaatgaTACATTttgcaaatgggatatttgtccatcagtcaacatatactgaaaatatttttaaaaggttTTATATGaataaagcacatccattgagtacgacaatggttgtgagatctcttgatattaataaaaatccatttcgacctcataaaaatgataaagagcttattggtgctgaaataccatatcaTGTGCAATTGAttcattaatgtatcttgccaa
The genomic region above belongs to Solanum dulcamara chromosome 5, daSolDulc1.2, whole genome shotgun sequence and contains:
- the LOC129889624 gene encoding pentatricopeptide repeat-containing protein At1g31920; protein product: MVRTSVLYQTPFLIPQEYHAKAQEFNFSLKEKEWISMIKKSNNMRELKQVHGQILKLGFICSSFCAGNLLSTCALSEWGSMDYACLIFEEIDDPGSFEYNTVIRGYVKDMNLEEALLWYIHMIEDEVEPDNFSYPTLLKVCARIRALKEGKQIHGQIFKFGHEDDVFVQNSLINMYGKCGEIKESCIVFEQMDQRTIASWSALIAANANLGLWSECLKVFGEMNSEGCWRAEESTLVSVISACTHLDALDFGKAIHAYLLRNMSGLNVVVETSLIDMYAKCGRLEKGLFLFQRMANKNQMSYSAIISGLALHGRGGEALRIYHEILKERMEPDDVIYVGVLSACSHAGLVEEGLKCFNRMRLEHRIEPTIQHYGCMVDLLGRAGRLEEALELIKGMPMEPNNVLWRSLLSACRVHQNVELGEVAAKNLFKLKSRNASDYVMLCNMYAQAKMWEKMAAIRTKMVNEGISQVPGSCLVEANRKLYKFVSQDRSDTCSDEVYEMIHQMEWQLKFEGYSPDTSVVLFDVDEEEKRQRLRTHCQKLAIAFALIKTSQGSPIRIVRNVRMCSDCHTYTQLISMIYEREIVVRDRNQFHHFKDGTCSCKDYW